In Sulfitobacter sp. W027, a single window of DNA contains:
- a CDS encoding aspartate aminotransferase family protein gives MPPITNHLPTADLQALDAAHHMHPFTTNDELGDKGARIITRAKGIYLTDSEGNEILDAMAGLWCVNLGYGREEMGKVAARQMNELPYYNTFFQTTHVPAIALAKELADLAPGDLNHVFFAGSGSEANDTNLRMVRTYWAQKGKPEKSHIISRKNAYHGSSVGSASLGGMTYMHEQGGLPIPGIHHIGQPDWYAEGGDMSPEDFGLKRAQELDAKITELGADKVAAFIAEPVQGAGGVVIPPSTYWPEIQRICEKHDILLIADEVICGFGRTGNWFGSQTMGIKPHIMTIAKGLSSGYAPIGGSIVCDEVAEVINACEFNHGYTYSGHPVCAAVALENLRIMQEENIVEHVQKVAAPALKEALDKLGEHPLVGGVNVSGLMASLPLTPHKESRAKFADPGKAGYTCREHCFANNLVMRHVGDRMIISPPLVITPEEIKIFAERATKALDATYADLKAKDMLKAES, from the coding sequence ATGCCGCCCATTACGAATCACCTCCCCACCGCGGACCTTCAGGCTTTGGACGCGGCGCATCACATGCACCCTTTCACCACCAATGATGAGTTGGGCGACAAGGGCGCGCGGATTATCACACGGGCCAAGGGCATCTATCTGACCGACAGCGAGGGGAACGAGATCCTCGATGCGATGGCGGGGCTGTGGTGCGTGAACCTTGGCTATGGCCGCGAAGAAATGGGTAAGGTGGCAGCGCGGCAGATGAACGAACTGCCCTATTACAACACCTTCTTCCAGACGACCCATGTGCCCGCCATCGCGCTGGCCAAGGAACTGGCCGACCTCGCCCCCGGTGATCTGAACCACGTCTTTTTCGCCGGCTCCGGGTCAGAGGCCAACGATACCAACCTGCGCATGGTCCGCACCTATTGGGCGCAAAAGGGCAAACCAGAGAAGAGCCATATCATCAGCCGAAAGAATGCCTATCACGGCTCCTCGGTCGGGTCGGCCAGTCTGGGCGGCATGACCTATATGCATGAACAAGGCGGCCTGCCGATCCCCGGCATCCACCACATTGGACAACCTGATTGGTATGCTGAAGGCGGGGATATGTCGCCCGAGGACTTTGGCCTGAAACGCGCACAGGAGTTGGACGCGAAGATCACGGAACTGGGCGCCGATAAGGTTGCCGCCTTTATTGCCGAACCCGTCCAGGGCGCAGGCGGCGTTGTCATCCCGCCCAGCACCTACTGGCCTGAAATCCAGCGCATTTGTGAAAAGCACGACATTCTGCTCATTGCCGACGAGGTGATCTGCGGCTTTGGCCGGACAGGCAACTGGTTCGGCTCGCAAACCATGGGTATCAAGCCGCATATCATGACCATCGCCAAGGGGCTCAGCTCGGGCTACGCGCCGATTGGCGGGTCGATCGTTTGTGACGAAGTGGCCGAGGTCATCAACGCTTGCGAATTTAATCACGGCTACACCTATTCCGGCCACCCTGTCTGCGCTGCCGTGGCATTGGAAAATCTGCGGATCATGCAGGAAGAGAATATCGTCGAGCATGTGCAAAAGGTTGCCGCCCCCGCGCTGAAAGAGGCGCTGGACAAACTGGGGGAGCATCCGCTGGTGGGCGGGGTCAATGTTTCGGGCCTTATGGCCTCCCTGCCCCTGACGCCGCATAAGGAAAGCCGCGCGAAATTCGCGGATCCGGGCAAAGCGGGCTACACCTGCCGCGAGCATTGCTTTGCCAATAATCTGGTGATGCGCCACGTCGGCGACCGGATGATCATCTCTCCACCGCTAGTCATCACGCCCGAAGAGATCAAAATCTTTGCTGAACGGGCGACCAAGGCGCTCGATGCGACCTACGCTGATCTGAAAGCCAAGGACATGCTGAAGGCAGAGTCCTGA
- a CDS encoding lytic murein transglycosylase, with protein sequence MIRHYAMISGILATAGMGAPAFGAGPVDSTRPAPRAGQAVLVSAPPAEQTTPAEASGDDAGLRVWVTEFRPRALQQGIDPDIFDRALDTVSYDPEVIRRDRNQSEFTKTIWDYLDTATSDLRVQNGQKALAQWQRTLEDIEAKYGVEKEIVTAIWGLESAYGSFRGGDSVLSSLATLAYDARRAEFFEGELIDALRILQAGDTDAEQLRGSWAGAMGHTQFMPSSFHAHAVDWDGDGRRDIWGDDPGDALASTAAYLKHFGWTEGQPWGVEVALPEGFDYLLADREVTKSPAEWAEIGVTGLNGTVVADHGPGSILLPAGAQGAAFMIFPNFEVIERYNTADAYVIGVGHLADRIGGAGEIKQEWPREDRALSFDERIELQTLLTKAGFDTQKIDAKIGPLTVNAVRSYQQAEGIAPDGYASPRLLARLRKE encoded by the coding sequence ATGATCCGGCATTACGCGATGATTTCAGGTATTCTGGCGACCGCGGGCATGGGGGCTCCGGCCTTTGGGGCGGGTCCGGTTGACTCCACACGGCCTGCGCCGCGCGCGGGACAGGCCGTGCTCGTTTCCGCGCCCCCGGCTGAGCAAACCACCCCGGCAGAGGCCAGTGGCGATGATGCCGGGCTGCGCGTCTGGGTGACGGAATTCCGCCCCCGCGCCCTACAGCAGGGCATCGACCCGGATATTTTTGACCGCGCGCTGGATACCGTAAGTTATGACCCCGAGGTGATCCGCCGCGATCGCAACCAATCGGAGTTCACCAAGACGATCTGGGACTACCTCGATACGGCCACCTCGGACCTGCGGGTGCAGAACGGGCAGAAGGCGCTGGCGCAATGGCAGCGCACGCTGGAAGATATCGAAGCGAAATACGGCGTCGAGAAAGAGATCGTCACTGCGATCTGGGGGTTAGAGAGCGCCTATGGTAGCTTCCGGGGCGGCGATAGTGTGCTGTCTTCGCTGGCCACCCTTGCCTATGACGCGCGGCGGGCCGAGTTTTTTGAGGGCGAATTAATCGATGCGCTGCGCATCCTTCAGGCGGGGGATACCGATGCCGAGCAGTTGCGCGGCTCTTGGGCGGGCGCGATGGGGCATACGCAGTTTATGCCGTCATCCTTCCACGCCCATGCCGTTGACTGGGATGGTGACGGGCGGCGCGACATTTGGGGCGATGACCCCGGTGACGCGCTAGCGTCGACCGCAGCCTATCTCAAGCATTTCGGTTGGACCGAAGGTCAGCCTTGGGGCGTCGAAGTGGCCTTGCCCGAGGGGTTCGACTATCTGCTGGCCGACCGTGAGGTCACCAAATCCCCCGCGGAATGGGCTGAAATCGGCGTGACCGGATTGAATGGCACGGTGGTGGCGGATCACGGGCCGGGGTCAATCTTGCTGCCCGCAGGGGCACAGGGTGCCGCCTTTATGATCTTCCCGAATTTCGAGGTGATCGAGCGCTATAACACCGCGGATGCCTATGTGATCGGGGTGGGCCATTTGGCAGACCGGATCGGTGGCGCGGGGGAGATAAAGCAAGAGTGGCCCCGCGAAGACCGCGCGCTGAGCTTTGATGAGCGGATCGAATTGCAGACCCTGCTGACCAAGGCGGGCTTTGATACCCAGAAAATCGACGCCAAAATCGGGCCGCTCACCGTCAACGCCGTGCGCAGCTATCAACAGGCCGAGGGCATCGCACCGGATGGCTATGCCTCGCCCCGGCTGTTGGCGCGACTGCGCAAAGAGTGA